Proteins found in one Enterococcus sp. 9D6_DIV0238 genomic segment:
- a CDS encoding DUF1266 domain-containing protein, whose translation MWFKKKIEVPSEIIDFNVFPPEKEKFLCIGAAVTRFAEAKRAVQPNYLKLYFPEKYKKNIVKYWLPMFGISTGENAKALIESWISENSYAAVVSEDTKGKVQKEIQKAARKQETDVQVLMSASEKISDSGAFDMERLGYIIRVCFTLDLIKEQDAWMYLEMLYKLAQEHYENWEEYIVSYSNENEAMNTSWYKDIIIDYLAIKQGKENIFDKYPLK comes from the coding sequence ATGTGGTTTAAAAAGAAAATAGAAGTACCTTCAGAAATTATTGATTTCAATGTTTTTCCACCGGAAAAAGAAAAATTTCTTTGTATTGGAGCCGCTGTTACTCGATTTGCCGAAGCGAAAAGGGCGGTTCAACCAAATTATTTGAAACTATATTTTCCAGAAAAATACAAGAAGAATATTGTTAAATATTGGTTGCCGATGTTTGGGATTTCAACGGGGGAGAATGCCAAAGCGTTGATCGAAAGCTGGATTAGTGAAAATAGTTATGCAGCAGTAGTATCTGAGGATACGAAAGGCAAAGTGCAAAAAGAAATTCAAAAAGCAGCTCGTAAACAGGAGACTGACGTACAAGTATTAATGAGTGCTTCTGAAAAAATCAGTGATTCAGGTGCATTTGATATGGAGCGATTAGGGTATATCATTCGTGTGTGCTTTACACTTGATCTTATCAAGGAGCAGGATGCCTGGATGTATTTAGAGATGCTTTATAAATTAGCTCAGGAGCATTATGAAAATTGGGAAGAATACATTGTTAGTTATAGCAATGAAAATGAAGCAATGAATACTAGCTGGTATAAAGACATCATTATAGATTATTTAGCGATAAAACAAGGAAAAGAAAATATTTTTGATAAATATCCTTTAAAGTGA
- a CDS encoding LURP-one-related/scramblase family protein, producing the protein MIRGYYMKYIVKQKLVALKPTYEILDASGNPLYKVIGSFLGRESFEITDLDGETLAMCKTNVNVLSMIGSFLRYNFKKYHISVEGESVLSIARSLNIFSYKFAIDSVLGDVSLGYGMTGSHQFKLQEKVICDIDKRKLTLGGDEYHIEVDDTQDHKTFLLTAIALDRIFYTKR; encoded by the coding sequence ATAATAAGGGGATATTACATGAAATATATTGTGAAACAAAAGTTGGTTGCGTTAAAGCCTACGTATGAGATTTTAGATGCCTCAGGCAATCCATTATATAAAGTAATAGGAAGTTTTTTAGGACGAGAAAGTTTTGAAATTACTGATTTGGATGGAGAGACTTTGGCTATGTGTAAAACAAATGTCAATGTTTTGAGTATGATCGGTTCATTTTTAAGATACAATTTCAAAAAGTATCACATTTCAGTCGAGGGTGAATCCGTTTTATCTATTGCTCGCTCACTAAATATTTTTAGCTATAAATTTGCGATTGATTCAGTGCTTGGTGATGTAAGCTTAGGTTATGGGATGACAGGAAGTCATCAGTTCAAATTACAAGAAAAAGTTATTTGTGATATAGATAAAAGAAAATTGACTTTAGGTGGAGATGAATATCATATTGAAGTAGATGACACTCAGGATCACAAAACGTTTTTATTAACAGCGATTGCTCTAGATCGTATTTTCTATACCAAAAGATAA
- a CDS encoding DUF5067 domain-containing protein, which yields MKNKWLLTVFVLLELLSMTACSKPINHVQDDGKTKVIKDSSIAQEQLYGELSSLVSFPKQIKMSDLFNKKISFVVKAQGEPYQIESKDKTLNGVWYIPVFMMRNPKKPIYLDVSNIKKEQWPKDGEILKVDGVPIGYLYTSYQNERLDLLDIKAQKIKKVVDSEKEVATKQIIETQTYRIEFNGVDSLLDSFNEASMIVYYHFKNKKQHAAISPLKTYFQFSQNNEVLEPTFISLDNELLDPKAINRDSLESGEEMLYYEVYKLKNEEIPVIVRTFDDEYTLLNELEMPIKKMK from the coding sequence GTGAAAAATAAGTGGTTGCTCACTGTCTTTGTCTTATTGGAACTACTTAGTATGACTGCATGTTCAAAACCGATCAATCATGTACAAGATGACGGAAAAACAAAAGTCATAAAAGATTCATCTATAGCTCAGGAGCAACTTTATGGAGAATTATCAAGTTTAGTGAGTTTTCCAAAACAGATCAAGATGTCCGACCTCTTTAATAAGAAGATATCATTTGTTGTAAAAGCACAAGGAGAACCTTACCAAATAGAGTCGAAAGATAAAACGCTAAATGGGGTTTGGTATATCCCAGTGTTTATGATGAGAAATCCAAAAAAACCGATCTATTTAGATGTATCTAATATAAAAAAAGAGCAATGGCCAAAAGACGGGGAGATCCTAAAAGTAGATGGGGTACCAATCGGCTACCTATATACAAGCTACCAAAATGAACGACTAGATTTACTTGATATCAAAGCACAAAAAATCAAAAAAGTGGTGGACTCAGAAAAAGAAGTAGCAACAAAACAAATCATCGAGACGCAAACCTATAGGATAGAATTTAATGGAGTGGATAGTCTTTTAGATTCATTTAATGAAGCTAGTATGATCGTCTATTATCATTTCAAAAATAAAAAACAACATGCAGCGATCTCGCCACTCAAAACATATTTTCAATTTAGCCAAAATAATGAAGTATTAGAACCGACCTTTATTTCGTTGGATAATGAGTTATTAGATCCAAAAGCAATCAATAGAGATAGCTTGGAATCAGGGGAAGAAATGCTCTATTATGAAGTTTACAAACTTAAAAATGAAGAAATACCAGTAATTGTTCGTACATTTGATGATGAATATACGTTATTGAATGAGTTAGAAATGCCTATCAAAAAAATGAAATAA
- a CDS encoding BlaI/MecI/CopY family transcriptional regulator, whose protein sequence is MAPKISDSELEILRIIWAHDGQMMFSDIVDELHKKEFKWKNNTILTFLARLTEKQVLAVQKKGRRNEYIALLTEKGYLEQETKDFVGKVYEGEVKGLIATLVENELISDREIEDLKEYWEKNKE, encoded by the coding sequence ATGGCACCTAAGATATCAGATTCAGAATTAGAGATTCTAAGAATTATCTGGGCTCATGACGGACAAATGATGTTTTCTGACATCGTTGACGAACTGCATAAAAAAGAATTTAAATGGAAAAACAATACGATTCTGACTTTTTTAGCTCGCTTGACAGAAAAACAAGTTTTAGCTGTTCAAAAAAAAGGGAGACGAAACGAATATATCGCTTTATTAACTGAGAAGGGATATTTAGAACAAGAAACAAAAGATTTTGTGGGGAAAGTATATGAGGGTGAAGTAAAAGGATTGATTGCAACTTTGGTAGAAAATGAATTGATTTCTGATAGAGAAATTGAGGATCTAAAAGAATATTGGGAAAAAAATAAAGAATGA
- a CDS encoding M56 family metallopeptidase → MTSVKLLMLLVSLSLSGTILFGIWTLFRRILSKKVSHRVYYYLLLIVLLRLILPISSEQSVIGKSFSTFESSNIYTTFFGPKDRKNPAVIVGDNVVIGDNVVMGSKGKNIAPYILYIWLVICFGFLIQKITKYQSFSKYIKADWHPVDDPLILDTLSTICEEKKIHTTVELYTSALISSPLLLGIKKSYIVLPRVSLTEVQLYHILSHELTHYKNKDLIYKWFMQLILCVHWFNPAVYFIARALNQECEYACDESTTNHYTKEQQFDYGTTLIEMARMPNKYNEKVASVTLYENTNEIKKRLDVLINTHNDRHLKRLTSVFSAMILIFSAIILGAYTVPQKTLPIDKPTDAPSTSESSDEVDATKKPLGRPFS, encoded by the coding sequence ATGACTAGTGTAAAATTATTGATGTTACTTGTTTCCCTTAGTCTTTCAGGTACTATTTTATTTGGTATTTGGACACTCTTCAGACGAATCTTGTCAAAAAAAGTCTCACATCGTGTATACTACTATCTTTTATTGATCGTATTATTGCGCTTGATCCTCCCTATCTCTTCAGAACAAAGTGTGATTGGAAAATCCTTTTCAACCTTTGAGTCCTCTAATATTTATACAACGTTTTTTGGACCAAAGGATCGCAAAAATCCTGCTGTCATCGTTGGAGACAATGTTGTGATTGGTGACAATGTTGTTATGGGAAGTAAAGGCAAAAATATTGCGCCATATATTTTATACATTTGGCTAGTGATCTGCTTTGGATTCCTCATTCAAAAAATCACGAAGTATCAAAGTTTTTCGAAGTATATCAAAGCAGACTGGCACCCTGTAGATGATCCCTTGATACTTGACACGCTTAGTACCATCTGTGAAGAAAAAAAGATCCATACCACTGTAGAGCTTTATACATCAGCACTTATTTCGTCCCCACTTTTATTAGGGATCAAAAAAAGCTATATCGTGTTACCTCGTGTATCACTAACTGAGGTGCAGTTATATCATATCCTTTCACATGAACTTACTCATTATAAGAATAAGGATTTGATTTATAAATGGTTTATGCAATTGATTCTTTGTGTTCATTGGTTTAATCCGGCTGTATATTTCATTGCAAGGGCTTTGAATCAAGAATGTGAATACGCTTGTGATGAAAGCACGACAAATCATTATACAAAAGAGCAGCAATTCGATTATGGTACAACATTGATAGAAATGGCCAGGATGCCGAATAAATACAATGAAAAAGTAGCTTCTGTCACATTATATGAGAATACGAACGAAATCAAAAAACGCTTAGATGTACTTATAAATACTCATAATGATCGACATCTTAAACGACTGACCTCAGTTTTTTCTGCTATGATTCTTATTTTCAGTGCCATTATTTTAGGTGCTTATACGGTACCCCAAAAAACGCTGCCTATAGATAAACCAACTGATGCACCATCAACTAGCGAATCTTCTGATGAAGTGGACGCAACTAAAAAACCCTTAGGACGTCCGTTCTCTTAG
- a CDS encoding DUF7006 family protein gives MNNEKSILEELDLFVQKHHIERYSNLEKYYLNLRSDLKKLLIPDTTKNAIQSALYCFHLESKLQLFIFYLKQLENGSLDMSEEDIVNRMEMDCGHYSVEMICTELIGEISILMEQINQEMAYGKSKVKFKSLRE, from the coding sequence ATGAATAATGAGAAAAGTATTCTAGAAGAACTTGATTTATTTGTACAGAAGCATCATATTGAAAGGTATTCAAATTTAGAAAAATATTATTTGAATTTGAGAAGTGACCTAAAAAAGCTCTTGATACCTGATACAACGAAGAATGCGATTCAATCTGCATTGTATTGTTTTCATTTAGAATCAAAGCTGCAATTATTTATATTTTATTTAAAACAGTTAGAAAATGGTTCTTTGGATATGAGTGAAGAGGACATTGTAAATAGGATGGAAATGGACTGCGGTCATTATTCTGTTGAAATGATTTGTACTGAATTGATTGGAGAGATATCAATTCTAATGGAACAAATAAATCAAGAAATGGCATACGGTAAGTCTAAAGTGAAATTTAAGAGTTTGAGAGAGTGA
- a CDS encoding bacterial Ig-like domain-containing protein, with amino-acid sequence MKKRMLSMFSLVVLVASYTSGIVSVYAESIETIKEPMVYVSEEEQVQNEEVSTETSSQSAEESIDQVESSDDAYDLEGNELNSSISEERNVETQNTTELNELSDDLYSGTFGTSDWRIDSNGILHIGAGNFESTNGESPWITYSDQINRIVFEGKVVAHSNSKYLFSKFPNLESIENLELLDTSQATLMNNMFSMCPKLRSLDVSTFNTSSVTDMGGMFAYNPGLVSLNVSGLDLSRTWFLNLMFAECSSLKELDVSSFRTPVNGMGSMFAMFRDCSSLEYLDLSGFDMMKINSNINREFLAGTTSLTKLKLGSKVRFTNVEALPDVPTNTQYTGKWQNVGDGTPESPNGSYVFTSKELTAFNNYQGSEMAGTYVWQPTQVEQTGDIIISYVDTFGNNISDPVTGFEIQPVTFSGKIGDAADDDLYYVDASGWVLLTELPTGIVYGKNPQNYKMVYDNAGTIYVNYEDTLGNKLKAEERNTEYISKFDWSSGNLPESVAYEIETIEMDGYNFIGTEGDPKTGNIEAYEIKRITFKYEKIDYSSLNVHDSTIQVGESWNAADNFDSATDKDGNSVDFEDVTVKGFVDTTKEGEYEISYSYEETTSIAKITVKAKEAAPIINVQDSSIQVGDTWKAADNFISAFDKNGKLLDFSEIKVTGEVDTTKEGEYEVSYSYEETTSVAKIAVKAKEAAPIINIQDSSIQVGDNWKASDNFISAFDKNDDPLDFSEIKVTGEVDTAKPGKYEVSYSYEETTSVAKITVKAKEVAPIINVHDSSIQLGDNWKASDNFTSAFDRLGNAVEFKTISIEGTVDTKKVGTYEVKYSYDGISAVAKITVKDNKKTSDKPHSNHKNSKTKENKKQQLPKTGEKTRRIGTFVGSGLILVIVLFLVKKRKNTSY; translated from the coding sequence ATGAAAAAAAGAATGTTATCGATGTTTAGTTTAGTTGTATTAGTCGCATCTTATACTTCTGGAATAGTTTCTGTGTACGCTGAATCTATAGAAACGATCAAAGAACCAATGGTTTATGTAAGTGAAGAAGAACAGGTTCAAAACGAAGAAGTTTCAACCGAAACCAGTAGCCAAAGTGCTGAAGAATCTATAGATCAGGTGGAATCATCAGATGATGCCTATGATCTTGAGGGAAATGAGTTGAACAGCAGCATTTCCGAAGAAAGAAATGTTGAAACTCAAAATACTACGGAATTAAATGAGTTAAGTGATGATTTATATTCAGGGACTTTTGGAACGAGCGATTGGCGAATTGATTCTAACGGAATACTGCATATTGGTGCAGGAAATTTTGAAAGTACAAACGGAGAAAGTCCATGGATAACTTATTCTGATCAAATAAATAGAATTGTTTTTGAAGGTAAAGTAGTGGCTCACTCAAATAGCAAATACTTGTTTTCAAAATTTCCTAATCTAGAATCTATAGAAAATTTAGAGTTATTAGATACTTCTCAGGCTACACTTATGAATAATATGTTTTCTATGTGTCCTAAGTTACGTTCTTTAGATGTTTCAACTTTTAATACAAGTAGCGTTACGGATATGGGAGGTATGTTTGCGTATAATCCAGGACTGGTGTCCTTGAATGTATCAGGATTGGATTTGAGCCGTACTTGGTTCTTAAATTTAATGTTTGCCGAGTGTTCTTCGCTAAAAGAATTAGATGTATCTTCATTTCGAACACCCGTCAATGGAATGGGCTCGATGTTCGCTATGTTTCGAGACTGTAGTAGTCTAGAATATTTAGACTTATCTGGATTTGATATGATGAAAATCAATTCTAATATCAATAGAGAGTTTTTAGCAGGAACAACCTCACTAACAAAATTAAAATTGGGAAGCAAAGTGCGTTTTACAAATGTAGAAGCTCTTCCGGATGTACCAACAAATACTCAATATACAGGGAAATGGCAAAATGTTGGGGACGGAACACCAGAAAGTCCAAATGGTAGCTACGTGTTTACTTCAAAGGAGCTTACAGCCTTCAATAATTACCAAGGTTCTGAAATGGCAGGCACTTATGTTTGGCAACCAACACAAGTGGAGCAAACTGGAGATATAATCATAAGCTATGTAGATACGTTTGGAAATAATATTTCAGATCCAGTAACAGGTTTCGAAATCCAACCAGTGACTTTTTCTGGAAAAATTGGTGATGCAGCTGATGACGATCTTTATTATGTGGATGCAAGTGGATGGGTTCTCTTAACAGAGCTTCCTACAGGTATAGTGTATGGAAAGAATCCGCAAAATTATAAAATGGTGTACGACAATGCTGGTACAATATACGTAAATTATGAAGATACTTTAGGGAATAAGCTAAAAGCAGAGGAAAGAAATACTGAGTACATTTCTAAATTCGATTGGTCTTCAGGCAATCTTCCAGAGAGTGTAGCTTATGAAATAGAGACTATTGAGATGGATGGTTACAATTTTATTGGAACTGAAGGGGATCCAAAAACTGGTAATATTGAAGCTTATGAGATAAAAAGAATAACATTTAAGTATGAAAAAATTGATTATTCATCATTGAATGTCCATGATTCAACCATTCAAGTAGGTGAAAGCTGGAATGCAGCAGATAACTTTGACAGTGCAACTGATAAAGATGGAAATTCAGTCGATTTCGAAGATGTGACCGTTAAGGGCTTCGTAGATACAACTAAAGAAGGCGAATACGAAATAAGTTACAGTTATGAAGAAACAACAAGTATAGCGAAAATAACTGTAAAAGCAAAAGAAGCAGCCCCAATCATAAATGTTCAAGACTCAAGTATTCAAGTGGGAGATACTTGGAAAGCAGCAGATAATTTTATCAGTGCATTTGATAAAAATGGAAAGCTGTTAGACTTCAGTGAGATCAAAGTAACAGGAGAAGTGGATACAACTAAAGAAGGCGAATACGAGGTAAGTTACAGCTATGAAGAAACAACAAGCGTAGCAAAAATAGCCGTAAAAGCAAAAGAAGCAGCTCCAATCATAAATATCCAAGACTCAAGTATTCAAGTGGGAGACAATTGGAAAGCCTCAGATAATTTTATCAGTGCATTTGATAAAAATGATGATCCATTAGACTTCAGTGAGATCAAAGTAACAGGAGAAGTAGATACAGCTAAGCCAGGTAAATATGAAGTAAGTTACAGCTATGAAGAAACAACGAGTGTAGCGAAAATAACCGTAAAAGCAAAAGAAGTAGCACCGATCATAAATGTCCATGATTCAAGCATCCAATTGGGGGACAATTGGAAAGCCTCAGATAATTTTACCAGTGCATTTGATCGTTTAGGCAATGCGGTAGAATTTAAAACGATTAGTATAGAAGGTACAGTCGATACAAAAAAAGTTGGGACTTATGAGGTAAAATATAGCTATGATGGAATAAGTGCTGTAGCCAAAATTACAGTGAAGGATAACAAAAAGACGTCGGACAAGCCACACAGCAATCACAAAAATTCAAAAACGAAAGAAAATAAAAAGCAACAACTACCTAAAACAGGAGAAAAAACAAGGAGAATCGGTACATTCGTTGGAAGTGGGCTTATCCTTGTAATAGTACTATTTTTAGTAAAAAAGAGAAAAAATACTTCTTATTAA
- a CDS encoding TetR/AcrR family transcriptional regulator, translating to MNDLEMAQLITDCTIELLKSKHFEKISIMEITKIVDISRVTFYNYFQNKEDVLDVLIENLLTNFDEIQKKNLPFLKNVDMEDSTAIKDILFPNTLEIMIFFYENRKYISALVSEHSPVDFMDILYATYYNHFLIALPEIFSVKFDKVIIASYATYMTTGVKALTEEWFLSGFCQTSEEITERILTMLAPSLMELYTRKVGSP from the coding sequence ATGAATGATCTTGAAATGGCCCAACTAATTACCGATTGCACAATTGAATTATTAAAGTCTAAACACTTTGAAAAAATCTCAATAATGGAAATCACAAAAATTGTCGATATTAGCCGCGTTACATTTTATAATTACTTCCAAAATAAAGAAGATGTACTTGATGTACTTATTGAGAATTTGCTCACTAATTTTGATGAGATCCAGAAAAAGAATCTCCCATTTTTAAAAAATGTCGACATGGAGGATTCTACTGCGATAAAAGATATCTTATTTCCTAATACCCTAGAAATCATGATTTTTTTCTATGAAAATAGAAAATATATCTCTGCTCTTGTGTCTGAACACAGTCCTGTAGACTTTATGGATATTCTTTACGCCACGTACTACAATCATTTTCTGATTGCCTTGCCAGAAATCTTTTCCGTTAAATTTGATAAAGTCATCATCGCAAGTTATGCAACTTATATGACTACCGGAGTAAAAGCACTGACAGAAGAGTGGTTTTTATCTGGTTTCTGTCAAACATCTGAAGAAATTACAGAACGAATCTTAACTATGCTGGCCCCTTCTCTTATGGAGTTGTATACACGAAAAGTAGGATCTCCATAA
- a CDS encoding DUF1801 domain-containing protein, translating into MVHEVIPNVEERIQYKKPHFLKNNQYAAVISPSKDAIAFMIMNTENVTFPKEFGGPNENG; encoded by the coding sequence TTGGTCCATGAAGTCATCCCTAATGTAGAGGAAAGAATCCAATACAAGAAACCACATTTTTTGAAAAACAACCAATACGCCGCAGTCATCTCACCAAGTAAAGATGCAATAGCTTTTATGATCATGAATACAGAAAATGTTACGTTTCCAAAAGAGTTTGGAGGACCTAACGAAAATGGTTGA
- a CDS encoding helix-turn-helix domain-containing protein, with amino-acid sequence MQEQLEAVQRMQDYIKIHFSEQISLADLSNVSLFSPWYSHRLFQQYTGISPAKYIRKLRLSKSALKLRDDPTKIADIAFEMGFGSVDGYQRAFFEEFGCNPSEYASRPIPLYLFTPYSVNYKQTERSNNTMENLKNVFIQLIDKPARKVLLKRGIAAKDYFSYCEEISCDVWGLLQSIPSICGEPICLWLPTIYRKPNTSEYVQGVEVSLDYDGIIPEDFDVIELPPAQYLMFQGEPFDEHSYGKAIEELQLAIQKYDPTIRGYLWDTANPRIQLEPIGTRGYIELIAVKPL; translated from the coding sequence ATGCAAGAGCAGCTTGAAGCGGTTCAACGAATGCAAGACTATATCAAAATTCATTTCTCTGAGCAAATCAGTCTTGCAGATTTATCCAACGTATCACTCTTTTCTCCATGGTACTCTCATCGTCTATTTCAGCAATATACTGGAATTTCTCCTGCGAAATATATTCGTAAACTACGCCTATCAAAGTCTGCTTTAAAGCTAAGAGACGATCCTACTAAAATAGCAGATATTGCATTTGAAATGGGCTTTGGAAGCGTTGATGGGTATCAACGGGCTTTTTTTGAGGAATTTGGATGTAATCCTAGCGAATATGCTTCTAGACCAATTCCTTTGTATTTATTCACCCCATACAGTGTAAACTACAAGCAGACAGAAAGAAGTAATAATACTATGGAAAACTTAAAAAATGTTTTTATACAATTAATAGACAAACCCGCTCGTAAGGTACTCTTAAAACGCGGAATCGCAGCTAAAGATTATTTCTCTTATTGCGAGGAAATCAGTTGTGATGTCTGGGGGCTGCTTCAAAGCATTCCTTCTATCTGCGGAGAGCCTATTTGCCTTTGGTTGCCTACTATTTATCGGAAACCAAATACCTCAGAATATGTACAGGGTGTTGAAGTCTCTTTAGACTATGATGGCATTATTCCAGAAGATTTTGACGTGATCGAACTCCCTCCAGCCCAATATCTGATGTTTCAAGGTGAACCATTCGATGAACACTCTTACGGAAAAGCAATCGAAGAATTACAACTTGCTATTCAAAAATATGATCCGACGATAAGAGGGTATCTATGGGATACTGCTAATCCCCGAATACAACTTGAGCCGATCGGTACAAGAGGCTATATCGAATTGATTGCGGTAAAACCTCTGTAA
- the rplS gene encoding 50S ribosomal protein L19 has protein sequence MNPLIQELTQEQLRTDIPAFRPGDTVRVHAKVVEGTRERIQLFEGVVIGRRGTGISETYTVRKISNGVGVERTFPLHTPRVAQIEVVRYGKVRRAKLYYLRALHGKAARIKEIRR, from the coding sequence ATGAATCCATTAATTCAAGAATTAACACAAGAACAATTACGTACGGATATCCCTGCGTTTCGTCCTGGGGACACTGTTCGCGTTCACGCGAAAGTTGTCGAAGGTACACGCGAACGTATCCAGTTATTTGAAGGAGTTGTTATCGGCCGTCGTGGTACAGGTATCAGCGAAACTTATACAGTACGTAAAATCTCTAATGGTGTTGGTGTGGAACGTACATTCCCATTACACACACCACGTGTTGCCCAAATCGAAGTAGTTCGTTATGGTAAAGTTCGTCGTGCGAAACTTTATTACTTACGTGCATTACACGGAAAAGCAGCTCGTATCAAAGAAATCAGAAGATAA
- a CDS encoding chloramphenicol acetyltransferase: protein MGVTATVIDQKTWQRKEHFDFFSRAADSPLYDVTTQLDVTHFYEYVKQNELSFYYSMIYATTTIMNQIENFRYKIRGEEVFLIDRLIPSFTDLKPDSELFHIVTLDLEEELHAFVNKAKKVSAEQQCYFPDSKYQPDEMIQFSCLPWFSFTNLGNELSLDRDDSIPKVTWGKFEKRDDCLLLPYSVQVNHRLVDGLHLGKLINQLQDFLDELPVV from the coding sequence ATGGGCGTAACGGCAACAGTCATCGATCAAAAAACATGGCAACGGAAAGAGCATTTTGACTTTTTTTCAAGAGCTGCAGATTCACCTTTGTATGATGTGACGACACAATTGGATGTGACTCATTTTTATGAGTATGTGAAACAAAACGAGCTATCTTTTTACTACAGCATGATTTATGCAACAACGACTATCATGAACCAAATTGAAAATTTCCGTTATAAAATACGAGGCGAAGAAGTTTTTTTGATCGATCGTTTAATTCCAAGTTTTACAGACTTAAAACCTGACAGTGAATTATTTCATATTGTGACTCTTGATCTAGAAGAAGAGCTGCACGCTTTTGTCAATAAAGCAAAAAAAGTCAGTGCAGAACAGCAGTGTTACTTTCCTGATTCAAAGTATCAGCCAGATGAGATGATCCAGTTTTCTTGCCTGCCGTGGTTTTCTTTCACAAATCTAGGTAATGAATTGAGCTTAGATCGGGATGACTCGATCCCTAAAGTGACATGGGGAAAATTCGAAAAGAGGGATGATTGCTTGCTTTTGCCATATTCTGTTCAAGTCAATCATCGTTTAGTCGATGGTCTACATTTAGGCAAACTGATCAATCAACTGCAAGACTTTTTAGATGAGCTTCCCGTAGTTTAA
- the trmD gene encoding tRNA (guanosine(37)-N1)-methyltransferase TrmD, producing the protein MKIDVLTLFPRMFEGPMGESIIGKAVEKNLLEINVSNFRDYSDNKHQSVDDYPYGGGAGMLLKVQPIYDNLQSIEELSPETKKRVILLDPAGKPFDQKMAEEFSKEEHLVFICGHYEGYDERIRSLVTDEVSLGDYVLTGGELGAMVMIDATVRLLPDVLGNKLSAQTDSHSTGLLEHPQYTRPAEFNGMQVPEVLTNGNHKLIDEWQQKESLRRTLNRRPDMLEKVDLTPQQEKWLEELRNEIE; encoded by the coding sequence ATGAAGATTGATGTATTGACACTGTTCCCAAGAATGTTTGAAGGGCCGATGGGTGAGTCGATCATCGGTAAAGCAGTGGAGAAGAACTTACTTGAGATCAACGTCTCTAATTTTCGAGATTATTCAGATAACAAACATCAATCTGTAGATGACTATCCTTATGGCGGTGGAGCGGGAATGCTGTTAAAAGTTCAGCCTATCTATGATAACTTACAGAGCATCGAAGAATTGTCGCCAGAAACGAAAAAACGTGTGATTCTTTTAGATCCTGCTGGAAAGCCGTTCGATCAAAAAATGGCAGAAGAGTTTTCTAAAGAAGAGCATCTCGTCTTTATTTGCGGTCATTATGAAGGGTATGATGAGCGGATTCGATCCTTAGTGACAGATGAAGTTTCTTTAGGTGACTATGTGTTGACAGGGGGCGAGTTAGGGGCGATGGTGATGATCGATGCAACAGTTCGTCTATTGCCGGATGTTTTAGGAAATAAGTTGTCCGCTCAAACAGATTCTCACTCAACTGGGTTATTGGAACATCCTCAATATACTCGTCCAGCGGAATTCAATGGGATGCAAGTGCCGGAAGTATTGACAAACGGCAATCATAAATTGATCGACGAGTGGCAGCAAAAAGAGTCTTTAAGGCGAACGCTAAATCGTAGACCTGATATGCTTGAGAAAGTTGATTTAACACCTCAACAGGAAAAATGGTTGGAAGAACTTCGTAATGAAATAGAGTAG